A region from the Variovorax sp. V93 genome encodes:
- a CDS encoding [protein-PII] uridylyltransferase, whose product MIEPAKIDVATLREAYRARKLALFDTLRFARAPTRSVHTVLRQLSALADQTLCALWREADFGDALALVAVGGFGRGELFPYSDVDVLLLLPPEGEAGAIDPARIEAFIGHCWDAGLEIGSSVRTVDECLAEAEKDVTVQTSLLESRLITGDKKLFVGFRRRFARAIDPQAFFVAKSQEMRHRHQKFDNTPYALEPNCKESPGGLRDLQTILWMAKAAGFGSRWDDLAKNGLATSFEAQQIKRNEALLSLIRARLHVIANRREDRLVFDLQTAVAASFGYESESQRKSSEALMRRYYWAAKAVSQLNQILLLNIAERLQPVDEQHTPINERFFERAGLIEIASDDLYEREPHAILETFLLYQKTIGVKGLSARTLRALYNARHVMDSKFRNDPVNHQTFMRILLQPYGITHAFRLMNQTSVLGRYLRVFRSIVGQMQHDLFHVYTVDQHILMVLRNVRRFFIAEHAHEYPFCSQLAAGWDKPWILYVAALFHDIAKGRGGDHSTLGARDVQRFCKQHGIAREDSRLIEFLVAEHLVMSQVAQKQDLSDPEVIGAFAKRVGNERYLTALYLLTVADIRGTSPRVWNAWKGKLLEDLYRFTLRALGGRMPDPDAEVESRKREALVQLALRAQPFEAHKALWATLDVGYFMRHDATEIAWHAKQLSRFVPPPNVPVDPKAPPIVRAHLSPVGEGLQVVVYTPDQPDLFARICGYFDQSSFSILDAKVHTTSNGYALDTFQVVTTFLPDHYRDLISMVESGLAQTLTEAGPLPPPSVGRVSRRVRSFPIKPRISLLPDDKAQRWLLNISASDRTGLLYSVARVLARHHLNLQLAKVTTLGERVEDTFLISGPELQGQKTQLAIETELMEALAS is encoded by the coding sequence GTGATCGAACCCGCCAAGATCGATGTCGCCACCCTGCGCGAAGCCTATCGCGCCAGGAAGCTGGCGCTGTTCGACACCCTGCGCTTTGCGCGCGCGCCCACGCGCAGCGTGCACACGGTGCTGCGGCAGCTGTCGGCGCTGGCCGACCAGACGCTGTGCGCGCTCTGGCGCGAAGCCGATTTCGGCGACGCGCTCGCGCTGGTGGCCGTGGGCGGTTTCGGCCGCGGCGAACTGTTCCCCTACTCCGATGTCGACGTGCTGCTGCTGCTGCCGCCCGAGGGCGAGGCCGGCGCGATCGATCCGGCCCGCATCGAGGCCTTCATCGGCCACTGCTGGGATGCGGGGCTCGAGATCGGCTCCAGCGTGCGCACCGTCGACGAGTGCCTGGCTGAGGCCGAGAAGGACGTCACGGTCCAGACCTCGCTGCTCGAATCGCGGCTGATCACGGGCGACAAGAAGCTCTTCGTGGGCTTCCGCAGGCGCTTCGCTCGCGCCATCGATCCGCAGGCTTTCTTCGTGGCCAAGTCGCAGGAAATGCGCCACCGCCACCAGAAGTTCGACAACACGCCCTACGCGCTCGAACCCAACTGCAAGGAATCGCCGGGCGGCCTGCGCGACCTGCAAACCATTCTCTGGATGGCCAAGGCCGCCGGCTTCGGCAGCCGCTGGGACGATCTGGCCAAGAACGGCCTGGCCACCTCCTTCGAGGCGCAGCAGATCAAGCGCAACGAAGCGCTGCTCTCGCTGATCCGTGCGCGCCTGCACGTGATTGCCAACCGGCGCGAGGACCGCCTGGTGTTCGACCTGCAGACTGCCGTGGCCGCGAGCTTCGGCTATGAAAGCGAATCGCAGCGCAAGTCGAGCGAGGCGCTGATGCGGCGCTACTACTGGGCGGCCAAGGCGGTTTCGCAGCTCAACCAGATCCTGCTGCTGAACATCGCGGAGCGGCTGCAGCCGGTGGACGAACAGCACACGCCGATCAACGAGCGCTTCTTCGAGCGTGCGGGCCTCATCGAGATTGCGAGCGACGACCTCTACGAGCGCGAGCCGCATGCCATTCTGGAGACCTTTCTTCTCTACCAGAAGACCATCGGCGTGAAGGGCCTGTCGGCACGCACGCTGCGCGCGCTCTACAACGCGCGCCACGTGATGGACAGCAAGTTCCGCAACGACCCGGTCAACCACCAGACCTTCATGCGCATCCTGCTGCAGCCCTACGGCATCACGCATGCGTTCCGGCTCATGAACCAGACCTCGGTGCTGGGGCGCTACCTGCGGGTGTTCCGCAGCATCGTGGGACAGATGCAGCACGACCTGTTCCACGTCTATACGGTGGACCAGCACATCCTGATGGTGCTGCGCAACGTGCGGCGCTTCTTCATTGCCGAGCATGCGCATGAATACCCGTTCTGCTCGCAGCTCGCGGCAGGCTGGGACAAGCCGTGGATCCTTTATGTGGCGGCGCTGTTCCACGACATCGCCAAGGGACGCGGCGGCGACCATTCCACGCTCGGCGCACGCGACGTGCAGCGTTTCTGCAAGCAGCACGGCATCGCGCGCGAAGATTCGAGGCTGATCGAATTCCTGGTCGCGGAGCACCTGGTGATGAGCCAGGTCGCGCAGAAGCAGGACCTGAGCGACCCCGAGGTGATCGGCGCCTTCGCCAAGCGCGTGGGCAACGAGCGCTACCTCACGGCGCTCTACCTGCTGACGGTGGCCGACATCCGCGGCACCTCGCCGCGCGTGTGGAATGCCTGGAAGGGCAAGCTGCTCGAAGACCTGTACCGCTTCACCCTGCGCGCGCTCGGCGGCCGCATGCCCGACCCCGACGCAGAGGTGGAATCGCGCAAGCGCGAGGCGCTGGTGCAGCTCGCCCTCCGAGCGCAGCCCTTCGAGGCCCACAAGGCGCTGTGGGCCACGCTCGACGTCGGCTACTTCATGCGCCACGATGCCACCGAGATCGCCTGGCACGCCAAGCAGCTCTCGCGTTTCGTGCCACCGCCCAACGTTCCCGTCGATCCGAAGGCGCCGCCGATCGTGCGGGCGCATCTTTCACCGGTCGGCGAAGGCCTGCAGGTGGTGGTCTACACGCCCGACCAGCCCGACCTGTTCGCGCGCATCTGCGGCTACTTCGACCAGTCGTCGTTCAGCATCCTTGACGCGAAAGTACACACCACGAGCAATGGCTACGCGCTCGACACGTTTCAGGTGGTGACCACCTTCCTGCCCGACCACTACCGCGATCTCATCAGCATGGTGGAGTCGGGCCTGGCGCAGACGCTGACCGAAGCCGGCCCCCTGCCCCCACCCAGCGTGGGCCGCGTGTCGCGGCGCGTGCGCAGCTTCCCGATCAAGCCGCGCATCAGCCTGCTGCCCGACGACAAGGCGCAGCGCTGGCTGCTCAACATCTCGGCCAGCGACCGCACCGGGCTGCTTTATTCGGTGGCGCGCGTGCTCGCCCGGCATCACCTGAACCTGCAGCTCGCCAAGGTCACGACGCTCGGCGAGCGCGTGGAAGACACCTTCCTGATCAGCGGGCCGGAACTGCAGGGCCAGAAGACGCAGCTTGCCATCGAGACCGAGCTGATGGAAGCGCTGGCCTCCTGA
- the map gene encoding type I methionyl aminopeptidase: MSITYKDAAGIEAMRVACRLASEVLDYLTPFIKPGITTNDVDRLAAEYMVKQGTTSATVGYMGASSVPFPKSLCTSVNHVVCHGIPNDKPLKKGDIMNVDVTVIKDGWFGDNSRMYIIGDASIAAKRLCSITFEAMWHGILQVRPGAHLGDVGHAIQKFAEGQGYSVVREFCGHGVGQRFHEEPQVLHYGRPGTLEELKPGMIFTIEPMINAGKREVKEDFKGGQYDGWTIVTRDHSLSAQWEHTVLVTETGYEVLTLSEGSPPLPSFVTSTKT, encoded by the coding sequence ATGAGCATTACCTACAAAGACGCCGCAGGCATCGAAGCCATGCGCGTCGCCTGCCGCCTGGCTTCCGAGGTGCTGGACTACCTCACGCCCTTCATCAAGCCCGGCATCACCACGAACGATGTCGACCGCCTGGCCGCCGAATACATGGTCAAGCAGGGCACCACCTCGGCCACGGTGGGCTATATGGGCGCGAGCAGCGTGCCCTTCCCGAAGTCGCTCTGCACCTCGGTGAACCACGTGGTCTGCCACGGCATTCCCAATGACAAGCCGCTGAAAAAGGGCGACATCATGAACGTCGACGTGACCGTCATCAAGGATGGCTGGTTCGGCGACAACAGCCGCATGTACATCATCGGCGATGCCTCCATTGCCGCCAAGCGGCTGTGCAGCATCACCTTCGAAGCCATGTGGCACGGCATCCTGCAGGTGCGCCCCGGCGCGCACCTGGGCGACGTGGGCCATGCGATCCAGAAGTTCGCCGAAGGCCAGGGCTATTCGGTGGTGCGCGAATTCTGCGGCCACGGCGTGGGCCAGCGCTTCCACGAAGAGCCGCAGGTGCTGCACTACGGCCGCCCGGGCACGCTGGAAGAACTCAAGCCCGGCATGATCTTCACCATCGAGCCGATGATCAACGCCGGCAAGCGCGAGGTGAAGGAAGACTTCAAGGGCGGCCAGTACGACGGCTGGACCATCGTCACGCGCGACCATTCGCTGTCGGCGCAGTGGGAACACACGGTGCTGGTCACCGAAACAGGCTACGAGGTGCTCACGCTGTCGGAAGGCAGCCCACCCCTGCCCTCGTTCGTCACTTCCACGAAAACGTGA
- the purL gene encoding phosphoribosylformylglycinamidine synthase: MTQPAPQALPVVTLFEGGSALSDFRARQLLPKLQAIDARIEGIGARFVHLVVTDAALDAAGRERFAALLTYGEPFEAPAKAGASVVVTPRLGTVSPWASKATDIAHNCGLALRRVERVTQYHLKLKAPLIGKAPVLEGDLLAAVAGPLHDRMTESVLATVEQAASLFSELPAQPMALVDVQGGGRAALVAANTGFGLALAEDEIDYLVEAFTRLGRNPSDVELMMFAQANSEHCRHKIFNASFAIDGQAQPQSLFSMIRHTEKQNPQHTVIAYADNASVMEGTTVERFIPASDSQSYQKDSALSHVLMKVETHNHPTAISPFPGASTGAGGEIRDEGATGRGSKPKAGLTGFTVSKLWPEEGHYGKPEHIASPLQIMTEGPLGGAAFNNEFGRPNLLGYFREYEQTVASDVDTVQRGYHKPIMIAGGLGSIDATQTKKIQFPAGSLLIQLGGPGMRIGMGGSAASSMATGANAAELDFDSVQRGNPEIERRAQEVINHCWQQGAANPILAIHDVGAGGLSNAFPELTNDAGRGARFDLRAVPLEESGMAPKEIWCNESQERYVLAIAPESLEQFKAFCERERCPFSVVGVATEDRQLLVADEGAEVQPVDMPMDVLLGKPPKMHRDVKTVARTFKPLDLTGVDLQKAAIDVLSHPTVASKRFLITIGDRTVGGLSHRDQMVGPWQVPVADCAVTLADYKGFAGEAMSMGERTPLAALDAPASGRMAVAEAITNLLAAPIELSRVKLSANWMAACGEPGEDAALYETVKAVGLELCPALGVSIPVGKDSLSMRTQWKDGDEARNVTSPVSLIVSAFATLADVRGTLTPQLDATEADTTLVLIDLGRGQHRMAGSILAQTLNQSGDTVPDLDDPAQLVALVNAVNALRADGKILAMHDRSDGGLFATACEMAFAGHVGVALNVDMLVTEGDGISDSRMETGDAKNWAQQVSARREELTLKALFNEELGMVLQVRTAERNEVMQVLRAHGLSAHSHFVGKTRPASSTMEAGKGKLEVWRDARSVFSATLQDLHQVWDSVSWKIARERDNPACADAEHAAAGEPGDPGLHWHVSPPLGKGWGELGPGLLSSRPKVAILREQGVNSHVEMAYAFTEAGFEAFDVHMTDLQAGRADLADFKGVVACGGFSYGDTLGAGIGWARSITFNPKLAEQFKAFFGRTDTFGLGVCNGCQMFAELADIIPGAEAWPRFTTNQSERFEARLSMVEVLESPSIFFAGMAGTRLPIAVAHGEGYANFKHRGDAAKAIAAMRFVDNHGQPTEQYPFNPNGSAGGLTSVTTPDGRFTAVMPHPERVFRNIQMSWTGGDRSELSPWMRIWRNARRWVG; encoded by the coding sequence GTGACGCAGCCCGCACCTCAAGCCCTTCCCGTCGTAACCCTTTTCGAGGGCGGCAGCGCACTCAGCGATTTCCGTGCGCGGCAGCTGCTGCCGAAGCTGCAGGCGATCGATGCGCGCATCGAGGGCATCGGTGCCCGTTTCGTGCACCTGGTGGTCACCGATGCGGCACTCGATGCGGCCGGCCGCGAGCGCTTCGCGGCGCTCCTGACCTACGGCGAGCCCTTCGAGGCCCCGGCCAAGGCGGGCGCTTCGGTGGTCGTCACGCCGCGCCTGGGCACCGTCTCGCCCTGGGCCTCCAAGGCCACCGACATCGCCCACAACTGCGGCCTGGCGCTGCGCCGGGTCGAGCGGGTCACCCAGTACCACCTGAAGCTCAAGGCCCCGCTGATCGGCAAGGCGCCCGTGCTCGAAGGCGACCTGCTGGCTGCCGTGGCCGGCCCGCTGCACGACCGCATGACCGAATCGGTGCTGGCCACGGTGGAGCAGGCCGCCAGCCTGTTCAGCGAGCTGCCGGCCCAGCCGATGGCGCTGGTCGACGTGCAGGGCGGCGGCCGCGCCGCGCTGGTGGCGGCCAACACGGGTTTCGGCCTGGCGCTGGCGGAAGACGAGATCGACTACCTGGTCGAAGCCTTCACCCGGCTCGGGCGCAACCCGAGCGACGTCGAGCTGATGATGTTCGCGCAGGCCAACAGCGAGCACTGCCGCCACAAGATCTTCAACGCCAGCTTCGCGATCGACGGCCAGGCCCAGCCGCAGAGCCTGTTCTCGATGATCCGCCACACCGAGAAGCAGAACCCGCAACACACCGTCATTGCCTATGCCGACAACGCCTCGGTGATGGAGGGCACGACGGTCGAGCGCTTCATTCCGGCTTCGGATTCGCAGAGCTATCAAAAAGATAGCGCGCTGAGCCACGTGCTGATGAAGGTCGAGACGCACAACCATCCGACGGCCATTTCGCCGTTCCCGGGCGCCTCGACCGGCGCGGGCGGCGAGATCCGCGACGAAGGCGCCACCGGCCGCGGCTCCAAGCCCAAGGCTGGCCTGACCGGCTTCACGGTGTCGAAGCTCTGGCCGGAAGAGGGCCACTACGGCAAGCCCGAGCACATCGCGAGCCCGCTGCAGATCATGACCGAGGGCCCGCTGGGCGGCGCCGCCTTCAACAACGAGTTCGGCCGGCCCAACCTGCTGGGCTATTTCCGCGAATACGAGCAGACCGTGGCGAGCGACGTCGACACGGTGCAGCGCGGCTACCACAAGCCCATCATGATCGCGGGCGGCCTCGGCAGCATCGACGCCACGCAGACGAAAAAAATCCAGTTCCCGGCCGGCTCGCTGCTGATCCAGCTCGGCGGCCCCGGCATGCGCATCGGCATGGGCGGCAGCGCCGCGAGTTCCATGGCCACGGGTGCCAACGCGGCCGAACTCGATTTCGACTCGGTGCAGCGCGGCAACCCCGAGATCGAGCGCCGCGCCCAGGAAGTCATCAACCACTGCTGGCAGCAGGGCGCGGCCAACCCGATCCTCGCGATCCACGACGTGGGCGCGGGCGGCCTGAGCAACGCCTTCCCCGAACTGACCAACGACGCCGGCCGCGGCGCGCGCTTCGACCTGCGCGCCGTGCCGCTCGAAGAGTCCGGCATGGCGCCCAAGGAAATCTGGTGCAACGAAAGCCAGGAGCGCTACGTACTGGCCATCGCGCCGGAATCGCTCGAACAGTTCAAGGCCTTCTGCGAGCGCGAGCGCTGCCCGTTCTCGGTGGTGGGCGTGGCGACCGAAGACCGCCAGCTGCTGGTGGCCGACGAGGGCGCCGAGGTACAACCCGTCGACATGCCGATGGACGTGCTGCTCGGCAAGCCGCCCAAGATGCACCGCGACGTCAAGACCGTTGCCCGCACCTTCAAGCCGCTCGACCTCACGGGCGTCGACCTGCAGAAGGCCGCCATCGACGTGCTGTCGCACCCGACCGTGGCCTCCAAGCGCTTCCTGATCACCATCGGCGACCGCACCGTGGGTGGCCTGAGCCACCGCGACCAGATGGTCGGCCCCTGGCAGGTGCCGGTGGCCGATTGCGCCGTCACGCTGGCCGACTACAAGGGCTTTGCCGGCGAGGCGATGAGCATGGGCGAGCGCACGCCGCTGGCCGCGCTCGACGCGCCGGCCTCGGGCCGCATGGCCGTGGCCGAGGCCATCACCAACCTGCTGGCCGCGCCGATCGAGCTCTCGCGCGTGAAGCTCTCGGCCAACTGGATGGCGGCCTGCGGCGAGCCCGGCGAAGACGCCGCGCTGTATGAAACCGTCAAGGCCGTGGGGCTGGAACTGTGCCCGGCGCTGGGCGTGTCGATCCCGGTCGGCAAGGATTCGCTGTCGATGCGCACGCAGTGGAAAGACGGCGACGAAGCCCGGAACGTCACCTCGCCCGTGAGCCTGATCGTGAGCGCGTTCGCCACGCTGGCCGACGTGCGCGGCACGCTCACGCCGCAGCTCGACGCCACCGAGGCCGACACCACGCTCGTGCTGATCGACCTGGGCCGCGGCCAGCACCGCATGGCCGGCAGCATCCTGGCGCAGACGCTGAACCAGAGCGGCGACACGGTGCCCGACCTCGACGACCCGGCACAACTGGTGGCGCTGGTCAATGCCGTGAACGCGCTGCGCGCCGACGGCAAGATCCTGGCCATGCACGACCGCAGCGACGGCGGCCTGTTCGCCACCGCCTGCGAAATGGCCTTTGCGGGCCACGTGGGCGTGGCGCTCAATGTCGACATGCTGGTCACCGAAGGCGACGGCATTTCCGACAGCCGCATGGAGACCGGCGACGCCAAGAACTGGGCGCAGCAGGTCAGCGCGCGGCGCGAGGAACTCACGCTCAAGGCACTGTTCAACGAAGAGCTCGGCATGGTGCTGCAGGTGCGCACGGCCGAGCGCAACGAGGTGATGCAGGTGCTGCGCGCCCACGGCCTCAGCGCGCACAGCCACTTCGTCGGCAAGACGCGGCCTGCCAGCTCCACGATGGAGGCCGGCAAGGGCAAGCTCGAGGTCTGGCGCGATGCCAGGTCGGTGTTCAGCGCGACGCTGCAGGACCTGCACCAGGTGTGGGATTCGGTCAGCTGGAAGATCGCCCGCGAGCGCGACAACCCGGCCTGCGCCGATGCCGAGCACGCCGCGGCCGGCGAGCCGGGCGACCCGGGCCTGCACTGGCATGTCTCGCCGCCGCTCGGCAAGGGCTGGGGCGAACTCGGCCCGGGGCTGCTGTCGTCGCGCCCCAAGGTCGCCATCCTGCGCGAGCAGGGCGTCAACTCGCATGTCGAGATGGCCTACGCCTTCACCGAAGCCGGCTTCGAAGCCTTCGACGTCCACATGACCGACCTGCAGGCGGGCCGGGCGGACCTCGCCGATTTCAAGGGCGTGGTGGCCTGCGGCGGCTTCAGCTATGGCGACACGCTGGGCGCCGGCATCGGCTGGGCGCGCAGCATCACCTTCAACCCGAAGCTGGCCGAACAGTTCAAGGCCTTCTTCGGCCGTACCGACACCTTCGGCCTGGGCGTGTGCAACGGCTGCCAGATGTTCGCCGAGCTGGCCGACATCATCCCGGGCGCCGAAGCCTGGCCGCGCTTCACCACCAACCAGAGCGAACGCTTCGAGGCGCGCCTGTCGATGGTCGAGGTGCTTGAATCGCCGAGCATCTTCTTCGCGGGCATGGCCGGCACGCGCCTGCCGATCGCGGTGGCGCATGGCGAGGGCTACGCCAACTTCAAGCACCGCGGCGATGCCGCCAAGGCCATTGCCGCCATGCGCTTCGTGGACAACCACGGCCAGCCGACCGAGCAGTACCCGTTCAACCCGAACGGCAGCGCCGGCGGCCTGACCTCGGTGACCACGCCCGACGGCCGCTTCACCGCCGTGATGCCGCACCCCGAGCGCGTGTTCCGCAACATCCAGATGAGCTGGACCGGCGGCGACAGGAGCGAACTGAGCCCCTGGATGCGCATCTGGCGCAATGCGCGCCGCTGGGTGGGCTGA
- a CDS encoding peptidylprolyl isomerase: MKKQLLQAVAAAALLGAIPLAAQAQNAAIVNGKPVPKARMDVLAQQLAAAGRPVTPEMQGQLREEIVAREVFMQEAQKQGLDATEDYKNQLELARQAILIRALFENYRKTSPVSDAEVKAEYDKFVAANGGKEYKARHILVETEDQAKKIMADLKKGAKFEDIAKKQSKDPGSGANGGDLDWANPASFVPEFSEAMIKLKKGETTAAPVKTQFGYHIIRVDDIRQAQLPKLEEVQPQITQQLQQQRLQKYQEELRAKAKVE, encoded by the coding sequence ATGAAAAAACAACTCTTGCAGGCCGTTGCGGCCGCAGCGCTGCTCGGTGCGATTCCTCTGGCGGCCCAGGCGCAGAACGCAGCCATCGTCAACGGCAAGCCCGTGCCCAAGGCGCGCATGGACGTGCTGGCCCAGCAGCTGGCGGCAGCCGGCCGGCCGGTCACGCCGGAGATGCAGGGCCAGCTGCGCGAGGAAATCGTCGCGCGCGAAGTGTTCATGCAGGAAGCGCAGAAGCAGGGCCTCGACGCCACCGAGGACTACAAGAACCAGCTCGAACTCGCTCGCCAGGCCATCCTGATCCGCGCCCTGTTCGAGAACTACCGCAAGACCAGCCCGGTCTCGGACGCTGAAGTCAAGGCCGAGTACGACAAGTTCGTGGCGGCCAATGGCGGCAAGGAATACAAGGCCCGCCATATCCTGGTCGAGACCGAAGACCAGGCCAAGAAGATCATGGCCGACCTGAAGAAGGGCGCCAAGTTCGAGGACATCGCCAAGAAGCAGAGCAAGGACCCGGGATCGGGCGCCAATGGCGGCGATCTCGACTGGGCCAACCCCGCGAGCTTCGTGCCCGAGTTCTCCGAGGCGATGATCAAGCTCAAGAAGGGCGAAACCACGGCAGCCCCGGTCAAGACACAGTTCGGCTACCACATCATCCGCGTCGACGACATCCGCCAGGCGCAACTGCCGAAGCTGGAAGAAGTGCAGCCGCAGATCACGCAGCAGCTGCAACAGCAGCGCCTGCAGAAGTACCAGGAAGAGCTGCGCGCGAAGGCAAAGGTCGAGTAA
- a CDS encoding BolA family transcriptional regulator codes for MSTATTHPLPTARELEAALRQALQPTMLEVIDESGAHAGHAGANAEGRGTHFRVRIASPLFEGKPRVARHRLVYDALQVFIAQGLHAIAIEVL; via the coding sequence ATGAGCACCGCCACCACCCATCCGCTGCCCACGGCACGCGAGCTCGAAGCGGCGCTGCGCCAGGCGCTGCAGCCCACCATGCTCGAGGTGATCGACGAGAGCGGCGCCCACGCCGGCCATGCGGGCGCCAATGCCGAGGGCCGGGGCACCCACTTCCGGGTCCGCATTGCTTCCCCACTGTTCGAAGGGAAGCCCCGCGTGGCGCGCCATCGCCTTGTGTATGATGCCCTCCAAGTTTTTATCGCACAGGGTCTGCACGCCATCGCCATCGAGGTGCTCTGA
- a CDS encoding septation protein A, which translates to MKLILDFFPILLFFGAYKLADIYTATGVLMAATVLQMGIIYALDRKLQAMQKATLVLILLFGTLTLALHDDRFIKWKPTVLYGAMAIALAVALWALKKNFLKMLLGSQLQLPDRIWGRLNVAWIGYCLFMAAINGYVAAYFTTEAWVNFKLWGYAFPIVFLVAQGLYISPHLKNDEPSV; encoded by the coding sequence ATGAAACTGATCCTCGACTTCTTTCCGATCCTGCTGTTCTTCGGCGCCTACAAGCTGGCCGACATCTACACCGCCACCGGCGTGCTGATGGCCGCCACCGTGCTGCAGATGGGCATCATCTACGCGCTCGACCGCAAGCTGCAGGCCATGCAGAAGGCCACGCTGGTGCTGATCCTGCTGTTCGGCACGCTCACGCTCGCGCTGCACGACGACCGCTTCATCAAGTGGAAGCCCACGGTCCTGTACGGCGCCATGGCCATCGCGCTGGCGGTGGCGCTCTGGGCGCTGAAGAAGAACTTCCTCAAGATGCTGCTGGGCTCGCAGCTGCAGCTGCCGGATCGCATCTGGGGGCGCCTGAACGTGGCGTGGATCGGCTATTGCCTCTTCATGGCGGCCATCAACGGCTACGTGGCGGCGTACTTCACGACCGAGGCATGGGTCAACTTCAAGCTCTGGGGCTACGCGTTCCCGATCGTGTTCCTGGTGGCGCAGGGGCTCTACATCTCGCCGCACCTCAAGAACGACGAACCCTCCGTATGA
- the msrB gene encoding peptide-methionine (R)-S-oxide reductase MsrB, which translates to MTTPIEKTDAEWKALLAEKGAEPAAFEVTRHAATERPFTGKYEAHWDDGTYHCICCGAKLFESSTKFDAGCGWPSFSQEAVPGAIRNIVDRSHGMVRTENVCANCGAHLGHVFPDGPTETGLRYCMNSASLDFKKK; encoded by the coding sequence ATGACCACTCCCATCGAGAAAACCGACGCCGAATGGAAGGCCCTGCTTGCCGAAAAAGGCGCCGAGCCCGCGGCCTTCGAGGTCACGCGCCACGCGGCCACCGAACGGCCCTTCACCGGCAAGTACGAGGCGCACTGGGACGACGGCACCTACCATTGCATCTGCTGCGGCGCCAAGCTGTTCGAATCGTCCACCAAGTTCGATGCGGGCTGCGGCTGGCCGAGCTTCTCGCAAGAGGCCGTGCCGGGCGCCATCCGGAACATCGTCGACCGCTCGCATGGCATGGTGCGCACCGAGAACGTCTGCGCCAATTGCGGCGCCCACCTGGGCCACGTGTTCCCCGACGGCCCCACCGAAACCGGCCTGCGGTACTGCATGAATTCCGCCTCGCTCGACTTCAAGAAAAAATAA